From Aquificota bacterium, one genomic window encodes:
- the trpC gene encoding indole-3-glycerol phosphate synthase TrpC has protein sequence MGVLERILEQKRKEINTSLEYIKELEGLIKERKDYYPFEKALTSCRTRIIAEVKRASPSEGKIKDVSAVDQAKVYEKAGAIAISVLTDRSFFNGSLEDLLEVRRAVSLPLLRKDFILHPVQVLEAKAYGGDIVLLIVRILEDSLLKDLLDYSKELGLSHIAEVFSLEEAERALKAGAYIIGINNRDLDTLRVDVSLSERLAPKIKEMGARFVIAESGIDNREQILKLENLGVDAFLIGTSLMKSQDPFKKLKELLGYVKIHL, from the coding sequence ATAGGAGTTTTAGAAAGGATACTTGAGCAGAAGAGGAAAGAGATAAACACATCTTTAGAGTATATAAAAGAGCTTGAAGGCCTTATAAAGGAGAGAAAAGACTACTACCCTTTTGAGAAGGCCTTAACCTCCTGTAGGACAAGGATAATTGCAGAGGTAAAAAGAGCCTCGCCATCGGAGGGCAAGATAAAGGATGTGTCCGCTGTGGACCAAGCAAAGGTCTATGAGAAAGCTGGAGCCATTGCCATTTCTGTCCTTACAGATAGAAGCTTTTTTAACGGTTCATTGGAGGACCTCCTTGAGGTAAGAAGGGCAGTGAGCCTTCCATTGCTCAGAAAGGACTTTATTTTGCATCCAGTGCAGGTGCTTGAGGCAAAGGCCTACGGCGGAGATATAGTTTTGCTTATAGTAAGAATCCTTGAGGATAGCCTTTTGAAGGATCTTCTTGATTATTCAAAGGAGCTTGGCCTCTCCCATATAGCGGAGGTCTTTTCTCTTGAGGAGGCAGAAAGAGCCTTAAAGGCAGGAGCCTACATAATAGGCATAAACAACAGAGACCTTGATACTTTAAGGGTGGATGTAAGCCTATCGGAAAGGCTTGCACCAAAGATAAAGGAGATGGGCGCCAGGTTTGTGATCGCTGAAAGTGGCATAGATAATAGGGAGCAGATCCTAAAGCTGGAAAACCTTGGAGTGGATGCCTTCCTCATTGGCACAAGCCTTATGAAAAGCCAAGACCCCTTCAAAAAGCTAAAAGAGCTTTTGGGCTATGTTAAAATACATCTTTAG
- the mraY gene encoding phospho-N-acetylmuramoyl-pentapeptide-transferase, translating to MLYHLALYLRDYFFVFNVFKYITFRSFLAVLIAFTITLILTPFFMKKMKAIQRLFKGYIREYTPEGHLVKRYVPTMGGLIIVLSVLLSSLLLMRLDLLYFWIITFCILGFALIGLWDDMVKLRNKKGISAKKKFIAQVFVAGITAFFIYMHGDINTKLYFPLFKNLQIDLGILYIPFAMFVIVATSNAVNLTDGLDGLAIGPVMTTAASLGIVAYATGHMGIANYLNIPYVPYAGDLTILCFAIVGAGLGFLWFNAFPAQLFMGDVGALSLGAGLGVIALVSKSELLLPIAGGIFVFETLSVILQVAYFKITKGKRLFKMAPFHHHLELSGVPEPKIVVRMWIISLLLGILALAMLKLR from the coding sequence ATGCTATACCATTTAGCCCTTTACCTTAGAGATTACTTCTTTGTCTTCAATGTGTTTAAATACATAACCTTTAGGTCCTTTTTGGCTGTGCTTATAGCCTTCACAATAACGCTCATACTTACACCCTTTTTTATGAAAAAGATGAAGGCCATACAAAGGCTTTTTAAAGGTTATATAAGAGAATATACTCCAGAGGGGCATTTGGTAAAAAGATACGTTCCCACCATGGGTGGCCTTATCATAGTGCTTTCTGTTCTACTTTCCTCTCTTTTACTTATGAGGCTTGACCTTTTATATTTTTGGATAATAACCTTTTGTATTTTGGGCTTTGCCCTCATTGGCCTTTGGGATGATATGGTAAAACTAAGGAACAAAAAAGGTATATCAGCCAAGAAAAAATTCATAGCCCAAGTGTTTGTAGCTGGCATAACTGCCTTTTTTATATATATGCACGGTGATATTAATACAAAGCTCTATTTCCCTCTGTTTAAAAACCTACAGATTGACCTTGGCATCCTTTACATACCCTTTGCCATGTTTGTTATAGTGGCCACATCAAACGCCGTAAACCTAACAGATGGGCTTGATGGCCTTGCTATTGGACCTGTTATGACCACAGCTGCAAGCCTTGGTATAGTTGCCTACGCAACGGGGCATATGGGCATAGCCAACTACCTTAACATTCCCTATGTGCCTTATGCAGGAGACCTTACCATCTTGTGCTTTGCCATAGTAGGTGCTGGACTGGGCTTTTTGTGGTTCAATGCCTTTCCTGCACAGCTTTTTATGGGAGATGTGGGGGCCCTTTCCTTGGGGGCTGGGCTTGGGGTTATAGCCTTGGTCTCCAAGTCGGAGCTTTTACTTCCTATAGCTGGTGGTATTTTTGTCTTTGAAACCCTTTCAGTAATACTTCAAGTGGCATACTTTAAGATCACAAAAGGCAAAAGGCTGTTTAAGATGGCACCTTTTCACCATCACCTTGAACTATCTGGAGTTCCAGAACCAAAGATAGTTGTAAGGATGTGGATCATATCACTTCTGCTTGGCATTCTGGCGTTGGCAATGCTAAAGCTAAGGTGA
- a CDS encoding KUP/HAK/KT family potassium transporter → MLKEIRDIIRAIGAVFGDIGTSPIYTLTVLMLLTKPEKDQMVGIASLIIWTLIILVSVQYAWLAMNLSIKGEGGIVVLGEIAKSLTKNQKLRKLYRALIVLGLSFLMGDGVITPAITILSSSEGIRLIPGFENMPQSEVILIAIIITIALFSIQSKGTGKIGSFFGPIMVLWFTSIGIIGLYYILQAPQVIKALSPHYAIEFLISNPLKGFIALSEVILAATGGEALYADMGHLGRVSIRRAWVFVFFMLTLNYLGQVAFVILNTTVEGQSIFFASAKALLGDRFYIPFLLLVIVAGIIASQALISGVFSIVFQAINTRIAPLLNVKHTSTEISTQIYIPAVNWALMLGVIFMYFNFKTSDNMAAAYGFAVITTMSITGFFLMIIYFLKKLYLHFFIALLLVIVDLTFWLSNITKIPHGAYLSIFFASVPLSIMTLYIKGQARLYKKMRFKPFKEFVIEFEDIYKKSPKIEGTAIFLIRDLKAIPPYVIQTMFDHGILYKDNVFLSLLKKDEPFGTETFVKGSIAEGLRLVEIRYGYMEVLDIDKELSKVGIREKVIFYGVEYIYTDKLLWKIFSWIKRSTPSFVEFYRFPHKKLHGVAVRVEF, encoded by the coding sequence ATGTTAAAAGAAATAAGGGATATCATAAGAGCCATAGGTGCAGTATTTGGCGACATTGGAACAAGCCCAATATATACACTAACAGTCCTTATGCTACTCACAAAACCAGAAAAGGACCAGATGGTAGGCATAGCATCTCTCATAATTTGGACGCTAATCATACTGGTTTCTGTTCAATATGCATGGCTTGCCATGAACCTAAGCATAAAAGGGGAGGGTGGAATAGTAGTTTTGGGCGAAATAGCCAAGTCTCTTACAAAAAACCAAAAACTTAGAAAACTTTATAGGGCTTTAATAGTGTTGGGCCTTAGCTTCCTTATGGGAGATGGTGTAATCACACCAGCCATAACCATCCTAAGCTCTTCCGAGGGTATAAGGCTTATCCCTGGATTTGAAAACATGCCCCAATCGGAAGTAATTCTCATAGCCATAATCATAACAATAGCACTCTTTTCCATTCAAAGTAAGGGAACGGGCAAGATAGGCAGTTTCTTTGGACCCATAATGGTCCTTTGGTTTACTTCCATAGGTATAATAGGACTTTACTATATTTTACAAGCACCACAGGTCATAAAAGCCCTTAGTCCCCACTACGCCATTGAGTTTTTAATATCAAACCCGCTAAAAGGCTTTATAGCCCTATCTGAGGTTATTTTGGCAGCTACAGGAGGAGAAGCCCTATACGCAGATATGGGGCATCTTGGAAGGGTATCTATAAGAAGGGCATGGGTCTTTGTGTTTTTTATGTTAACTTTAAACTATCTTGGACAGGTGGCTTTTGTCATACTTAACACCACTGTGGAGGGACAATCTATATTTTTTGCATCAGCAAAAGCATTACTGGGAGATAGATTTTATATACCTTTTCTTTTACTCGTAATAGTAGCCGGCATCATAGCCTCCCAAGCCCTCATAAGCGGTGTCTTTTCCATTGTATTTCAGGCTATAAACACAAGGATAGCTCCACTTCTTAATGTAAAACACACATCCACAGAGATAAGCACACAGATATACATACCAGCGGTAAATTGGGCCTTAATGTTGGGTGTTATATTTATGTATTTCAACTTCAAAACTTCAGACAATATGGCTGCAGCTTACGGCTTTGCTGTTATAACAACCATGAGCATCACTGGCTTTTTCCTTATGATAATTTACTTCCTTAAAAAGTTATATTTACACTTTTTCATTGCTTTATTACTAGTGATAGTAGACCTAACCTTTTGGCTATCCAATATTACAAAAATACCTCACGGTGCATACTTGTCCATCTTTTTTGCTTCTGTACCCTTATCTATAATGACGCTTTACATAAAAGGTCAGGCAAGGCTCTACAAAAAGATGAGATTCAAACCATTTAAAGAGTTTGTTATAGAATTTGAAGATATATACAAAAAATCTCCAAAGATAGAAGGCACAGCCATATTTTTGATAAGGGATTTAAAAGCCATACCGCCTTATGTTATTCAAACCATGTTTGACCATGGCATACTATACAAGGATAATGTGTTTCTTTCCCTATTGAAAAAGGATGAACCCTTTGGTACCGAGACTTTTGTAAAAGGAAGCATAGCGGAAGGACTAAGGCTTGTTGAAATAAGGTATGGATATATGGAGGTTTTGGATATTGATAAGGAGCTCTCAAAGGTTGGAATAAGAGAAAAGGTTATATTCTACGGCGTTGAGTACATATATACGGATAAACTCCTGTGGAAAATCTTTAGCTGGATAAAGCGTTCTACCCCCAGCTTTGTAGAGTTTTATAGGTTTCCACATAAAAAACTGCATGGAGTGGCAGTTAGAGTTGAGTTTTAG
- a CDS encoding DUF192 domain-containing protein codes for MLIIFNIILSFLALAKDMQFPTCRLMVADTQEEREKGLMGYRYLVGYDGMVFVYKDKRIRHFWNKNTYLELDLYWIEGNKLVGRSYLPPVDKAGIVIVSSPKPVDAVVELIKDRRCVYKGILLSP; via the coding sequence ATGCTAATAATTTTCAATATCATACTCTCTTTCCTTGCTTTGGCTAAGGATATGCAATTTCCTACTTGCAGGCTCATGGTGGCAGACACACAAGAGGAACGAGAAAAGGGCCTTATGGGGTATAGGTACCTTGTGGGTTATGATGGTATGGTTTTTGTTTATAAAGACAAAAGGATAAGGCATTTTTGGAACAAGAACACCTACCTTGAGCTTGATCTGTACTGGATTGAGGGTAATAAGCTTGTAGGAAGGTCCTATCTTCCACCGGTGGATAAGGCTGGAATAGTAATAGTTTCTTCTCCAAAGCCTGTGGATGCTGTTGTGGAGCTTATTAAGGACAGGAGGTGTGTTTATAAGGGTATATTGCTTTCACCTTAG
- a CDS encoding transcriptional repressor has translation MLKEEKIKEFIEACKNMGLKITPQRVAVYEVLLSRDDHPTVEDIYNEIKKKYPFVSLATVYRTVETLEELGFVKKVAYWGGSVRYDANTSDHHHLICTQCGAIKDIEFCIDWNPPQYMEGYKVHNYSLHIYGVCPKCQAMEN, from the coding sequence ATGCTTAAAGAGGAAAAAATTAAGGAGTTTATAGAGGCTTGTAAGAATATGGGGCTAAAGATTACGCCCCAAAGGGTGGCGGTGTATGAGGTGCTTCTTAGCAGGGATGACCATCCTACTGTGGAGGATATATACAACGAGATAAAGAAGAAATACCCCTTTGTATCTCTTGCAACCGTATACAGAACGGTGGAAACTCTTGAAGAGCTTGGATTTGTCAAAAAGGTGGCCTACTGGGGTGGTTCTGTACGCTACGATGCCAACACGAGCGACCACCATCACCTTATATGTACCCAATGCGGAGCCATAAAGGATATAGAGTTTTGCATAGATTGGAATCCTCCACAGTATATGGAAGGTTATAAGGTGCATAACTACTCCCTGCATATATACGGGGTATGCCCTAAATGCCAGGCGATGGAGAATTGA
- a CDS encoding HD domain-containing protein, producing MFKEFSDPIHQLIKADQCETKVINSFPIQRLRFIKQLGITYLVFPSAQHSRFEHSLGTMELAGRLFKSLDLKDERLYSLFRLAGLLHDVGHTPFSHTTEVLLGDKSHENIGERVIFEEGVADILKDCGYTDEEINIIVRIAFKKDKSFPKIITGEFGADRMDYLRRDAYFCGTSYGFFDYSRLLENILLIDGKKCVHISALRSLESFILGRYFMYSQVYFHKVVRILNIHLKEVIEDFFKEGLLDPRDFHRKTDNHVISLMLDRHEEERVRRILGREHYREVFFTSSKEVFEYVKDRLLEKYEEDLLRFDHISKKVLDEDIPLWDGSKLKSLREVSHLVSSLRDIEFYRIYAHPKHKDDVKSYVRKVYG from the coding sequence ATGTTCAAAGAGTTTTCGGACCCAATACATCAGCTTATAAAAGCGGACCAATGTGAGACTAAGGTAATAAACAGCTTCCCAATACAAAGGCTAAGGTTTATAAAACAGCTGGGTATAACCTACCTTGTCTTTCCGTCCGCACAGCACAGTAGGTTTGAACACTCCCTTGGCACCATGGAACTGGCGGGGAGGCTTTTTAAAAGCCTTGACCTTAAGGATGAAAGACTTTATAGCCTTTTTAGGCTTGCAGGTCTTTTGCACGACGTAGGGCATACGCCCTTTTCTCACACTACAGAGGTCCTTCTTGGAGACAAAAGCCACGAAAACATAGGCGAAAGGGTTATCTTTGAGGAAGGTGTGGCGGACATTCTAAAGGATTGTGGATACACAGATGAAGAGATCAACATAATTGTGCGTATAGCCTTTAAGAAGGATAAGAGCTTTCCAAAGATAATAACGGGAGAGTTTGGTGCAGACAGGATGGATTATCTTAGGAGGGATGCCTACTTTTGTGGCACTTCCTATGGCTTTTTTGATTACAGCAGGCTCCTTGAGAACATACTTTTAATAGATGGTAAGAAGTGTGTTCATATTAGCGCCCTAAGGTCCTTGGAAAGCTTTATACTTGGCAGGTACTTTATGTACTCTCAGGTCTATTTCCATAAGGTTGTGCGCATACTAAACATACATCTAAAGGAGGTCATTGAAGACTTTTTTAAAGAGGGCCTTCTGGACCCAAGGGATTTTCACAGAAAAACGGACAATCATGTTATATCCCTTATGTTGGACAGGCATGAAGAAGAAAGGGTGAGGAGGATTCTGGGTAGAGAGCATTACAGGGAGGTGTTCTTTACCTCTTCAAAGGAGGTTTTTGAATATGTAAAAGATAGACTTTTGGAGAAGTATGAAGAGGACCTTTTGCGCTTTGACCACATAAGCAAAAAAGTTTTGGATGAGGACATACCCTTATGGGATGGGAGCAAGCTTAAAAGCCTTAGGGAAGTTTCACACCTCGTCTCTTCCCTAAGGGATATAGAATTTTACAGAATATACGCCCATCCTAAGCACAAGGATGATGTAAAAAGCTATGTTCGCAAAGTATATGGATAA
- a CDS encoding sulfurtransferase TusA family protein: MEEVKEEHLDLTGLMCPLPVVITSEKMRKLQEGQTLTVISTDPGFERDIMSWCLQTGNELVKLKKEDGKVIAVLRKRSQAIEPSLWYWIKFHSLGVKLHVRHILMQINPFSKKPDHFITFTAISEGTRAEKHLKGKAKLIPIPDEIDPRCGVVLAVHGFGKAKEIYEELKREGFGVEAIYKKEGKEYRRVYP, translated from the coding sequence ATGGAAGAGGTTAAAGAAGAACACCTTGACCTAACTGGGCTTATGTGTCCTTTACCTGTGGTTATAACATCGGAGAAGATGAGAAAATTACAAGAGGGGCAAACCCTCACCGTTATATCCACAGACCCAGGCTTTGAAAGGGACATTATGAGCTGGTGTTTGCAAACGGGCAACGAGCTTGTCAAACTTAAAAAAGAGGATGGTAAGGTTATAGCCGTTCTAAGGAAGAGGTCTCAGGCTATAGAGCCAAGCCTTTGGTATTGGATAAAGTTCCACTCCCTTGGAGTAAAGCTCCACGTAAGGCATATACTTATGCAGATAAACCCCTTCAGCAAAAAACCAGACCACTTTATAACCTTTACGGCAATATCGGAAGGCACAAGGGCAGAAAAGCACCTTAAAGGAAAGGCTAAACTTATACCCATACCCGATGAGATAGACCCAAGGTGTGGAGTGGTTTTGGCTGTGCATGGATTTGGAAAGGCCAAGGAGATCTATGAAGAGTTAAAAAGGGAAGGCTTTGGCGTGGAAGCCATATACAAGAAGGAAGGAAAGGAATACAGGAGGGTCTATCCATAG
- a CDS encoding RNA methyltransferase yields the protein MINHNVFIALLHFPAMDKEGRSIITSFTTMDLHDIARPARAYEINTYYIVQPVDGQRMIIRKQIDYWLSEEGQKTNPTRNEVVKLVKLCYTFEEVLEDITATRGKKPVVVGTDARTYPNTVSYKWLSEEINKRERDFLIVFGTGYGVPPSLMNTFDYILEPIYGAGDWNHLSVRNAVAIILDRLLSRNRC from the coding sequence ATGATAAACCATAATGTTTTTATTGCTCTCCTCCACTTTCCAGCCATGGATAAGGAAGGGAGGAGCATCATAACCTCTTTTACCACCATGGACCTTCATGATATTGCAAGGCCTGCAAGGGCCTATGAGATAAACACCTACTATATAGTACAACCAGTGGATGGCCAAAGAATGATAATTAGAAAGCAGATAGACTATTGGCTTTCAGAGGAGGGTCAAAAGACAAACCCTACAAGAAATGAGGTGGTAAAGCTTGTAAAGCTATGTTATACCTTTGAAGAAGTGCTTGAGGACATAACAGCAACAAGGGGCAAAAAGCCAGTGGTTGTTGGCACAGATGCAAGAACTTACCCAAACACCGTATCTTACAAATGGCTTTCGGAAGAAATAAACAAAAGGGAAAGGGACTTTTTGATAGTTTTTGGCACGGGCTATGGAGTTCCCCCATCCCTTATGAACACCTTTGACTACATCCTTGAGCCTATATACGGTGCTGGAGACTGGAACCATCTCTCTGTTAGGAACGCCGTTGCCATAATACTTGACAGACTCCTAAGCAGGAACAGGTGCTAA
- the queF gene encoding preQ(1) synthase, which translates to MEKKYGEIAIEQAELEAWDNPTPERNYMIEITFPEFSCLCPRSGYPDYATIKIRYIPDKKIVELRSLKLWLNKFRNRYISHEQATNEIYSALYELLKPRFLEVIGDFNPRGNVHTVIKIRSDENYG; encoded by the coding sequence ATGGAAAAGAAGTATGGAGAGATTGCTATAGAGCAGGCGGAGCTGGAAGCTTGGGACAATCCTACACCAGAAAGGAACTATATGATTGAGATTACCTTTCCAGAGTTTTCCTGCCTTTGTCCCCGCTCTGGCTATCCAGACTATGCCACCATAAAGATAAGATACATACCGGACAAAAAGATAGTGGAGCTAAGGTCCCTAAAGCTTTGGCTAAACAAGTTTAGAAACAGGTATATCTCTCACGAGCAGGCCACAAACGAGATATATTCAGCCCTCTACGAGCTTTTAAAGCCCAGATTTTTGGAAGTAATAGGAGATTTCAATCCAAGGGGAAACGTGCATACAGTTATAAAAATCAGGAGCGACGAGAACTACGGATAA
- a CDS encoding 4a-hydroxytetrahydrobiopterin dehydratase has translation MPGDGELRVYSRQEIEEGLKALPEWKHQDNYLIREYNTKNWKETVFLFNAIASLAEAHWHHPDVEVSFKKLKIRLTTHETGGITEKDFNLALEIEKLATLLLKR, from the coding sequence ATGCCAGGCGATGGAGAATTGAGAGTATATTCAAGGCAAGAGATAGAAGAGGGCCTAAAGGCCCTTCCCGAGTGGAAACACCAAGATAACTACCTAATAAGGGAATACAATACAAAAAACTGGAAAGAAACTGTTTTTCTTTTTAATGCAATAGCAAGCCTTGCGGAAGCTCATTGGCATCATCCAGATGTGGAAGTAAGCTTTAAAAAACTCAAAATAAGGCTAACAACACACGAGACTGGCGGTATTACAGAAAAGGACTTTAACTTAGCATTGGAAATAGAAAAACTGG
- a CDS encoding DUF3488 and transglutaminase-like domain-containing protein → MDNSRFITLFLVHLTALIGILSLWNVAESLYFFIFLLVYLLGVYMDFKGIYPIRRLFLTLFGFILSLYFLSFLSLEDLLKPFAHVVLLLLSIKSLEEKKPRDLYQILLLGLFALSISTAYNLSLSFLLVFLLYSFLGLTSLVFLNLYRKVGEKRLGWLSYRSFFFVSLIFFLFVLFLTPAFFFFLPRSQAPLFDLFSRGSGLKTGLADSVSLGKVGQIQEDNTVAFRVYGLPPSLKEPYWRAVVFDRYENHTWLKEKEVPLPQPSGVGEYVYTLVIEPSFDNIIPALDYPYNILKVEGISANAYITPGNTLRLEREINRTIRVKLSSSREMYIKESPERYLDVPKDISPNIKRLARELEKGVKDDMEKVKRVINYFSKGYSYTLKLEKYEGDPLDYFLFVSKKGNCEYYASATALLLRVMGVPARVVGGYKGALWNQYGGYHIITNSMAHVWVEAYVNGEWIRVDTTPPYIPPAVKRISTLALIRDYIVSFWYSNVVGYSSEKQIRLFKNIGEGLKSELKLESLRKRFLQAFYLLVFTAGLYLTVLFVLKQRRTPENLYGRTKALLVKEGIIKEDALPEEILSSCKDKEYYKLVKFILSIYQRYKYSPYKVYPDEIREGYRALSKLKDLIRSSRRS, encoded by the coding sequence ATGGATAATTCCAGATTTATCACCCTTTTTCTGGTGCATCTTACTGCCCTTATAGGCATACTTTCCTTGTGGAATGTGGCTGAAAGCCTTTACTTTTTTATCTTTCTTCTTGTCTATCTTCTTGGCGTTTATATGGATTTTAAAGGTATTTATCCTATAAGAAGGCTATTCTTAACCCTCTTTGGCTTTATACTTAGCCTTTACTTTTTGTCCTTTTTGAGCCTTGAGGACCTATTAAAACCCTTTGCCCATGTGGTCCTTTTGCTTCTTTCCATAAAAAGCCTTGAGGAGAAAAAGCCAAGGGACCTATACCAAATACTTCTTCTTGGCCTTTTTGCCCTTTCCATATCAACGGCCTATAACCTAAGCCTTAGCTTCCTTTTGGTCTTTTTGCTCTATAGCTTTCTTGGCCTTACTTCCCTTGTTTTTTTAAACCTCTACAGAAAGGTTGGAGAAAAAAGGCTTGGATGGCTTAGCTACAGGAGCTTTTTCTTTGTAAGCCTTATTTTCTTTTTGTTTGTGCTTTTCCTTACTCCAGCCTTTTTCTTCTTTTTACCACGAAGCCAAGCTCCTCTTTTTGACCTTTTTTCCAGAGGTAGTGGTCTAAAAACGGGCTTGGCCGATAGCGTAAGCCTTGGAAAGGTAGGACAAATACAGGAGGACAACACGGTTGCTTTTAGAGTTTATGGGCTTCCACCAAGCTTAAAAGAGCCATACTGGAGGGCTGTAGTTTTTGATAGATATGAAAATCACACATGGCTTAAGGAAAAGGAGGTGCCACTGCCTCAACCTAGCGGTGTGGGAGAATATGTTTATACCTTAGTAATTGAGCCATCCTTTGACAATATCATACCAGCTCTTGATTATCCTTATAACATCCTTAAAGTGGAAGGCATAAGCGCCAATGCTTATATAACACCGGGAAACACTCTGCGCCTTGAGAGGGAGATAAACAGAACCATAAGGGTAAAGCTTAGTTCCTCAAGGGAGATGTATATAAAGGAAAGCCCAGAAAGGTACTTGGATGTGCCAAAGGATATAAGCCCAAACATAAAAAGGCTTGCAAGGGAGCTTGAAAAGGGTGTAAAGGATGATATGGAAAAGGTAAAAAGGGTTATAAATTACTTTTCCAAAGGCTATAGCTATACCTTAAAGCTTGAAAAGTATGAAGGAGACCCTCTTGACTACTTCCTTTTTGTGTCAAAAAAGGGCAACTGTGAATACTATGCAAGCGCAACCGCATTGCTTTTGAGAGTTATGGGGGTGCCAGCAAGGGTGGTGGGTGGCTATAAAGGAGCCTTATGGAACCAATACGGTGGCTATCATATAATTACCAACTCTATGGCCCATGTGTGGGTAGAGGCCTACGTTAACGGAGAATGGATAAGGGTGGATACCACACCACCCTACATACCCCCAGCCGTCAAAAGAATATCCACCCTTGCCCTCATAAGGGACTACATAGTTAGCTTTTGGTATTCCAATGTGGTGGGATATTCTTCCGAAAAGCAGATAAGGCTTTTTAAAAACATTGGGGAAGGTTTAAAGTCTGAATTAAAGCTGGAAAGCCTAAGGAAGAGGTTTTTGCAAGCCTTTTATCTTTTGGTATTCACAGCCGGTCTTTATTTGACTGTCCTTTTTGTCCTAAAACAGAGAAGAACGCCGGAGAACCTATACGGTAGGACAAAAGCCCTGCTTGTAAAAGAAGGCATAATAAAGGAGGATGCCCTCCCTGAAGAGATACTCTCCTCTTGCAAAGACAAAGAATACTACAAGTTGGTCAAGTTTATCCTTTCCATATACCAAAGGTACAAATACTCCCCCTACAAGGTCTATCCAGATGAGATAAGGGAAGGCTACAGGGCCTTAAGCAAGTTAAAAGATCTTATCCGTAGTTCTCGTCGCTCCTGA
- the pdxJ gene encoding pyridoxine 5'-phosphate synthase — MRLGVNIDHVATVRQARRTFEPSPLFAALLAQQAGAHQITLHLREDRRHIQEEDLELIKRSVHVPINLEMAPTKEMKEIALRVRPNRITLVPERREEITTEGGLDVAKMKDYLKEYLKDFKEANIEVSIFIEAEESQVYASKEVGADAIELHTGRYANLFNAHLIEEAKRELERLKEAGLKARSLGLRVYAGHGLTYKNTPLLVKELKDVVEELNVGHSIISNAILWGMERAVEEFLKLIRL; from the coding sequence ATGAGGCTCGGTGTAAATATAGACCATGTGGCAACCGTAAGGCAGGCCAGGAGGACCTTTGAACCAAGCCCACTTTTTGCAGCCCTTTTGGCCCAGCAAGCGGGAGCCCATCAGATAACCCTTCACCTCAGAGAAGACAGAAGGCACATTCAAGAAGAAGACTTGGAATTAATAAAAAGGTCTGTCCATGTGCCAATAAACCTTGAAATGGCACCAACAAAGGAGATGAAAGAGATAGCCTTAAGGGTAAGACCGAACAGGATAACTCTGGTGCCAGAAAGGAGGGAAGAGATCACCACAGAAGGTGGCCTTGATGTGGCAAAGATGAAGGACTATTTAAAAGAGTATCTTAAGGATTTTAAAGAGGCCAACATAGAGGTCTCTATATTTATAGAGGCGGAAGAAAGTCAAGTGTATGCGAGCAAGGAAGTAGGCGCAGACGCCATAGAATTACACACAGGCAGGTATGCAAACCTCTTCAACGCCCACCTTATAGAGGAGGCAAAAAGAGAGCTTGAAAGGTTAAAAGAAGCAGGTTTAAAGGCAAGGTCTCTCGGTTTAAGGGTCTATGCAGGCCATGGCCTTACATATAAAAATACCCCCCTCTTGGTAAAGGAGCTAAAGGATGTGGTAGAGGAGCTAAACGTGGGACATTCTATCATATCCAACGCTATCCTTTGGGGTATGGAAAGGGCGGTGGAAGAGTTCTTGAAGCTGATAAGACTGTGA